One genomic region from Candidatus Methylomirabilota bacterium encodes:
- a CDS encoding FAD-dependent monooxygenase translates to MRINVLGGGPAGLYFSLLMMRRDPSHRITVFERDAADDTFGWGIVFSDRTLAFLREQDEPTFTAIAQASQTWDNVDVVHRGEKVSIRGNGFSGIARLTFLDILQRRGREVGVDLRFRTPIADPTDLADGDLLVGADGANSLVRRHHADFFQPSVEVRLNRYVWLGTPRLFHGLVMIFRTNEHGLFIAHAYKFSPTMSTFIVECSPETWSRAGFDRLNDLDTCRYLARVFRDDLDGEPLLSNNFVKWVNFPLVRNRRWHHERAVLTGDAAHTAHFSIGSGTKLALEDAIALADALGRSGRSLPEALAAYEAARKPAVDAFQAAARRSLEWLERVDPHLGLEPVPFA, encoded by the coding sequence GTGAGGATCAACGTTCTCGGGGGCGGGCCGGCCGGGCTCTACTTCTCCCTGCTCATGATGCGCCGCGACCCGTCGCACCGGATCACCGTCTTCGAGCGCGACGCCGCCGACGATACGTTCGGCTGGGGCATCGTCTTCTCCGACCGTACCCTGGCCTTCCTGCGGGAGCAGGACGAGCCCACCTTCACCGCCATCGCCCAGGCCAGCCAGACCTGGGACAACGTGGACGTCGTGCATCGCGGCGAGAAGGTCTCGATCCGCGGCAACGGCTTCTCCGGCATCGCGCGTCTCACGTTCCTCGACATCCTGCAGCGTCGCGGCCGCGAGGTCGGCGTCGATCTCCGCTTCCGCACCCCCATCGCCGATCCGACGGACCTGGCCGACGGCGATCTGCTGGTGGGCGCCGACGGCGCCAATAGCCTGGTGCGGCGTCACCACGCCGACTTCTTCCAGCCCTCGGTGGAGGTGCGGCTGAACCGCTACGTCTGGCTCGGCACCCCGCGCCTCTTTCACGGCCTGGTGATGATCTTCCGGACCAACGAGCACGGGCTCTTCATCGCGCACGCCTACAAGTTCAGCCCCACCATGAGCACGTTCATCGTGGAGTGCTCGCCCGAGACCTGGAGCCGCGCCGGCTTCGACCGGCTGAACGACCTCGACACCTGCCGCTACCTGGCGCGCGTGTTCCGCGACGATCTCGACGGCGAGCCCCTGCTCTCCAACAACTTCGTGAAGTGGGTCAACTTCCCGCTGGTGCGGAACCGCCGCTGGCACCACGAGCGCGCCGTGCTGACCGGCGACGCGGCCCACACCGCCCACTTCTCGATCGGCTCGGGGACCAAGCTCGCGTTGGAGGACGCCATCGCGCTGGCCGACGCGCTCGGTCGCTCCGGGCGCTCGCTTCCCGAGGCCCTCGCCGCGTACGAGGCCGCGCGCAAGCCGGCGGTGGACGCCTTCCAGGCCGCGGCGCGGCGCAGCCTCGAGTGGCTCGAGCGGGTCGACCCTCACCTGGGCCTCGAGCCGGTGCCGTTCGCCTA
- a CDS encoding SDR family NAD(P)-dependent oxidoreductase — protein sequence MTDGAGALKDRTALVTGGGRGIGRAIALALGRAGAGLVLSGRTESALRSAAAEATDAGAPAVACYPLDVADPAAVAAALDRIRAERPPVDILVNNAGVAESAPLARTDLALWQRHVAINATAPYLFIRALLPGMLERRWGRVINIASTVGLAGAPYIAAYSASKHALVGLTRSVAAEVAGRGVTVNAVCPGYVATDLASRAAARISEKTGQSLGEATQALARLNASGRLIEPDEVAQVVLELASGAADARTGETVVLS from the coding sequence GTGACTGACGGCGCGGGCGCGCTGAAGGACCGCACCGCCCTGGTGACCGGCGGCGGTCGGGGCATCGGGCGAGCCATCGCGCTCGCTCTCGGCCGAGCCGGGGCCGGGCTCGTGCTGAGCGGCCGCACCGAGAGCGCGCTGCGGTCGGCCGCGGCCGAGGCGACCGATGCGGGCGCGCCCGCGGTCGCATGCTACCCGCTCGACGTCGCGGATCCCGCGGCAGTGGCGGCCGCGCTCGACCGGATCCGCGCCGAGCGCCCGCCGGTGGACATCCTGGTCAACAACGCGGGCGTCGCCGAATCCGCGCCGCTGGCCCGCACGGATCTCGCGCTCTGGCAGCGCCATGTGGCCATCAACGCGACCGCGCCCTATCTCTTCATCCGCGCGCTGCTGCCCGGCATGCTCGAGCGGCGGTGGGGCCGCGTCATCAACATCGCCTCCACCGTGGGGCTCGCGGGCGCTCCGTACATCGCGGCCTACTCCGCCTCGAAGCACGCCCTGGTCGGCCTGACCCGCTCGGTCGCCGCGGAGGTCGCCGGGCGCGGCGTCACCGTCAATGCGGTGTGCCCCGGCTACGTGGCGACCGACCTGGCGTCCCGCGCGGCCGCGCGCATCAGCGAGAAGACCGGGCAGTCGCTCGGCGAGGCCACGCAGGCGCTGGCCCGGCTCAACGCCTCCGGTCGGCTGATCGAGCCCGACGAGGTGGCGCAGGTCGTGCTGGAGCTGGCCTCCGGGGCGGCGGACGCGCGCACCGGCGAGACGGTGGTGCTCTCGTGA
- a CDS encoding acetyl-CoA hydrolase/transferase C-terminal domain-containing protein yields the protein MGRPFQQVSLTDAVGRLRAGMKVLVAPGAGDPSALIAEILRQADRLAPLTLMGGLRLDDYAFAAPAYAGRIRFATWHMSPRLAEADARGDVDFVPARYFDTVGLFSAGGAWAPDAVLVHTAPPDRGGHLSLGVSVSYLLPAARRAPLVIAQVNPRMPRTLGQAFLHHSQVDAWTPVDHPLLEYPPTPVGEVERRIAGHVADLIPDGATVQVGVGSIPQAVMEALAGKKDLGVHSLLVDHMLPLVQTGVITNARKRLHPGRMDVGEIMGTAALYRWSHENPLVNMEPSDVVHDPHVIAALGDFVSVNSALEVDLLGQVNAESVDGRQITGIGGQFDFVLGSGRAAGGRSIIALPAGAARGTRSRIVARLGAGTRVTTPRFLSDYVVTEHGVAALRGQSDAGRARALVRIADPAFRDALERAISP from the coding sequence ATGGGCCGTCCCTTCCAGCAGGTCTCCCTCACCGACGCGGTCGGCCGACTCCGCGCCGGCATGAAGGTGCTCGTCGCTCCCGGCGCGGGCGATCCCTCCGCGCTCATCGCGGAGATCCTCCGCCAGGCGGATCGCCTCGCTCCGCTCACCCTGATGGGCGGGCTGCGCCTCGACGACTACGCGTTCGCGGCGCCCGCGTACGCGGGAAGGATCCGCTTCGCCACCTGGCACATGTCCCCGCGCCTCGCGGAGGCCGACGCGCGCGGAGACGTCGACTTCGTGCCCGCGCGCTACTTCGACACCGTCGGCCTGTTCTCGGCGGGCGGCGCCTGGGCTCCCGACGCGGTGCTGGTGCACACCGCGCCCCCGGATCGCGGCGGGCATCTCTCGCTCGGCGTCTCGGTCAGCTACCTGCTGCCGGCGGCCCGCCGCGCTCCGCTCGTCATCGCGCAGGTGAATCCGCGCATGCCGCGCACGCTCGGCCAGGCGTTCCTCCATCACTCGCAGGTGGACGCGTGGACGCCCGTCGACCATCCGCTCCTCGAGTACCCGCCGACTCCGGTGGGCGAGGTCGAGCGGCGCATCGCGGGCCACGTGGCGGACCTGATCCCGGACGGGGCGACGGTGCAGGTCGGGGTGGGCTCGATCCCGCAGGCGGTGATGGAGGCGCTGGCGGGCAAGAAGGATCTCGGCGTCCACTCGCTGCTGGTCGACCACATGCTGCCGCTCGTGCAAACCGGAGTGATCACCAACGCGCGCAAGCGCCTGCACCCGGGCCGGATGGACGTGGGCGAGATCATGGGCACCGCCGCCCTGTACCGATGGAGCCACGAGAACCCGCTCGTGAACATGGAGCCGTCCGACGTCGTGCACGACCCGCACGTGATCGCCGCGCTCGGCGATTTCGTCTCGGTGAACTCGGCGCTCGAGGTCGACCTGCTGGGGCAGGTGAACGCGGAGAGCGTGGACGGCCGCCAGATCACCGGCATCGGCGGGCAGTTCGACTTCGTGCTGGGGTCGGGGCGGGCGGCGGGCGGGCGGTCGATCATCGCGCTGCCCGCCGGCGCCGCGCGCGGCACGCGCTCGCGGATCGTGGCGCGCCTGGGCGCGGGCACGCGGGTGACCACCCCGCGCTTCCTGAGCGACTACGTGGTGACCGAGCACGGGGTGGCGGCGCTGCGCGGACAAAGCGACGCCGGGCGGGCGCGGGCACTGGTCCGCATCGCCGACCCGGCGTTCCGGGACGCGCTCGAGCGCGCGATCAGCCCTTGA
- a CDS encoding Rdx family protein: MPQASSLQAAIKSKYGITSELREGVGGIFTVEVDDTMIYDNQVTYRFPEDQEIFTEIDKLKG; this comes from the coding sequence CTGCCTCAGGCCTCCAGTTTGCAGGCCGCCATCAAGAGTAAGTACGGCATCACCTCCGAGCTTCGGGAAGGCGTCGGCGGCATCTTCACCGTCGAGGTCGACGACACGATGATCTACGACAACCAGGTCACGTATCGCTTCCCCGAGGATCAGGAGATCTTCACCGAGATCGACAAGCTCAAGGGCTGA